In Alteromonas sp. V450, the following proteins share a genomic window:
- a CDS encoding serine hydrolase, translating into MNSTTTLTALTLSICLASLLGCAEPETLTASPSPVEETQEANLLKTGLAGRIRIEGQPVDFQSLEQRQAHYKVPGVSLAFMRNGQVAWTMQSGVKDVTTELAVNEDTVFQAGSISKPAFAAVLMKYREENPLDLNADVNTLLTSWQLPKHEWTGQEAVSLRRLLSHTAGTTVHGFPGYAAGEPVPTLQQVLEGTAPANTSEVVVDIKPGTRMRYSGGGTTLAQLTLQDVANEPLPTMSQRLLFKPLGMTRSGFEQPITTNLSNNMATPYDSDGSPIKGGAHTYATLAAAGMWSTPSDMLKLASNVRSAYLGQKTDWISQATAQEMLTNNTPTNDAPNVGIGFFINMDDNGKILGFGHGGADAGFMSQLYIELDTGNGYAIMTNGNNGRQLITELEIRLKEALGVGYSEAEVKNLVPISQKELDQYIGTYTVTKPVIVDVVLEKTTNGFVLNALPYVENEEYFHEGGGQFFAKNGSSVRFEMDNENRLVEALVMDGNIRGVREKE; encoded by the coding sequence AAGAAGCCAACCTATTAAAGACGGGGCTAGCAGGTCGGATTCGCATTGAAGGGCAACCGGTTGATTTCCAGTCTTTAGAGCAACGACAGGCACACTACAAAGTGCCAGGGGTGTCTTTGGCATTTATGCGAAATGGACAGGTAGCCTGGACTATGCAAAGCGGCGTTAAAGATGTAACAACCGAGTTGGCTGTTAACGAAGACACAGTATTCCAAGCAGGCAGTATTTCTAAGCCCGCATTTGCAGCAGTTTTGATGAAATATCGCGAAGAGAACCCGCTAGATTTAAACGCAGACGTTAATACTTTACTTACTAGCTGGCAATTACCCAAACACGAATGGACTGGCCAAGAAGCGGTGTCGTTACGCCGATTATTAAGCCACACGGCGGGTACTACAGTGCATGGCTTCCCTGGTTACGCAGCGGGTGAACCAGTGCCAACTTTGCAACAAGTATTAGAAGGCACAGCGCCTGCAAACACCAGCGAAGTAGTTGTTGATATTAAGCCGGGCACGCGCATGCGTTATTCCGGTGGTGGCACTACGCTTGCACAACTTACCTTGCAAGACGTAGCTAACGAACCTTTGCCAACCATGTCGCAACGGCTGTTGTTTAAACCTTTAGGTATGACACGTTCTGGCTTCGAACAACCCATAACGACAAACCTATCCAACAATATGGCAACCCCATACGACAGTGACGGTTCGCCAATTAAAGGTGGTGCGCATACCTACGCTACGCTTGCTGCGGCAGGCATGTGGAGTACACCATCAGATATGTTGAAGTTGGCGAGTAATGTACGCAGTGCATATTTAGGGCAAAAAACGGACTGGATATCGCAAGCTACCGCGCAAGAAATGTTAACCAACAATACGCCAACCAATGATGCACCCAATGTTGGCATCGGCTTTTTCATCAATATGGATGACAACGGAAAAATTTTAGGCTTTGGCCACGGCGGCGCAGATGCAGGGTTTATGTCGCAGCTATACATTGAGCTAGATACGGGCAACGGCTACGCCATTATGACAAACGGCAACAACGGCAGGCAGTTAATCACTGAGCTAGAAATACGCTTGAAAGAAGCATTAGGCGTTGGCTATTCGGAAGCTGAAGTAAAAAACCTAGTACCAATTAGCCAAAAAGAATTAGACCAGTACATTGGCACCTATACGGTAACAAAGCCAGTTATTGTTGATGTGGTGCTAGAAAAAACAACCAATGGCTTTGTGCTTAACGCATTACCTTATGTTGAAAATGAAGAATATTTTCATGAGGGTGGCGGCCAATTCTTTGCTAAGAACGGCAGTAGTGTTCGTTTTGAGATGGATAATGAAAATAGGCTGGTTGAGGCGCTTGTGATGGATGGGAATATTCGGGGTGTTAGGGAAAAAGAATAA